The following are encoded together in the Lathyrus oleraceus cultivar Zhongwan6 chromosome 3, CAAS_Psat_ZW6_1.0, whole genome shotgun sequence genome:
- the LOC127126056 gene encoding inorganic phosphate transporter 1-4, with protein sequence MAKEVLNALDVAKTQWYHFTAIIIAGMGFFTDAYDLFCISLVTKLLGRIYYHVDGAAKPGTLPPNVSAAVNGVAFIGTLSGQLFFGWLGDKMGRKKVYGMTLLIMVLCSVGSGLSFGHTPESVMTTLCFFRFCLGFGIGGDYPLSATIMSEYSNKKTRGAFIAAVFAMQGFGILAGGIFAIMIAAIFKAYFDSPSYAVDPIRSTVPQADFVWRIIVMVGALPAALTYYWRMKMPETARYTALVAKNTAQAAADMSKVLQVDIQAEPEIEEKKKYGLFSQEFLSRHGLHLLGTTTTWFLLDIAFYSQNLFQKDIFSAVGWIPPAQTMNALDEVYKIARAQTLIALCSTVPGYWCTVILIDRIGRFTIQLMGFFFMTVFMFALAIPYDYWTHKENRIGFVVLYSLTFFFANFGPNATTFVVPAEIFPARFRSTCHGISSAAGKLGAIVGAFGFLYLAQNKDKSKADAGYPAGIGVQNSLIVLGVVNILGFGFTFLVPEANGKSLEEMSGENEEDEVEVNEELEPSHSNNQRTESLV encoded by the coding sequence ATGGCAAAGGAGGTGCTAAATGCACTTGATGTGGCTAAAACACAATGGTACCATTTCACTGCAATCATCATAGCTGGTATGGGGTTTTTTACAGATGCATATGATCTCTTCTGCATTTCCCTTGTTACCAAGTTATTAGGCCGTATATACTACCATGTTGATGGTGCAGCAAAGCCGGGAACATTGCCTCCGAATGTATCAGCGGCGGTAAATGGGGTTGCTTTCATTGGAACACTTTCAGGACAGCTTTTCTTTGGTTGGCTTGGTGATAAGATGGGTAGGAAAAAAGTCTATGGCATGACACTCTTGATTATGGTTTTATGTTCAGTTGGTTCAGGCCTTTCTTTTGGACACACTCCCGAATCTGTCATGACAACTCTTTGCTTTTTCCGCTTTTGCCTTGGGTTTGGTATTGGTGGAGACTACCCGCTTTCGGCTACCATAATGTCTGAATATTCTAATAAGAAGACTCGTGGTGCCTTCATTGCTGCGGTCTTTGCCATGCAGGGGTTTGGAATTTTGGCGGGTGGTATATTTGCAATCATGATTGCTGCTATATTCAAGGCTTATTTTGATTCTCCATCATATGCTGTCGATCCAATTCGCTCAACCGTTCCACAAGCAGACTTCGTTTGGAGGATAATCGTAATGGTAGGAGCACTCCCAGCTGCACTGACTTACTATTGGCGGATGAAGATGCCAGAAACGGCCCGTTACACAGCTTTAGTTGCTAAGAACACGGCACAGGCAGCAGCAGATATGTCTAAGGTTCTACAGGTTGATATTCAAGCTGAACCAGAGATAGAAGAGAAGAAGAAATATGGCTTATTCTCACAGGAGTTTCTAAGTCGCCATGGACTACATCTTCTTGGTACAACAACCACTTGGTTCTTGCTTGATATAGCATTTTATAGTCAAAATCTATTTCAAAAGGATATCTTCAGTGCAGTTGGTTGGATACCTCCTGCACAAACCATGAATGCACTAGACGAAGTTTACAAAATTGCAAGAGCTCAAACACTTATTGCTCTTTGCAGTACAGTTCCAGGCTACTGGTGTACGGTGATTCTAATTGACAGGATAGGAAGATTTACAATTCAATTGATGGGATTTTTCTTTATGACAGTGTTCATGTTTGCCCTCGCCATTCCTTATGATTATTGGACACATAAGGAAAACCGAATAGGATTTGTAGTATTGTATTCCTTGACCTTCTTCTTTGCAAATTTCGGACCTAATGCTACCACATTTGTTGTGCCAGCAGAGATTTTTCCTGCTAGATTCCGATCTACTTGCCATGGAATATCATCCGCAGCGGGAAAGCTTGGTGCTATAGTTGGTGCATTCGGGTTCTTGTACTTGGCACAAAACAAGGACAAGAGTAAAGCAGATGCAGGGTATCCTGCGGGTATTGGTGTGCAAAATTCACTTATAGTGTTGGGTGTAGTCAATATTTTGGGATTTGGCTTTACTTTCTTGGTGCCCGAGGCAAATGGAAAATCATTAGAGGAGATGTCAGGTGAGAATGAAGAGGACGAAGTTGAAGTCAATGAAGAATTGGAGCCATCTCATTCTAATAACCAAAGAACAGAATCACTTGTCTAG